The Lathyrus oleraceus cultivar Zhongwan6 chromosome 5, CAAS_Psat_ZW6_1.0, whole genome shotgun sequence genome includes the window AAATACCCTTGCATTTTTAGTGCTTTCATATCCTTAAAAAAGGTTGTAATATTGTGTTGGACATGCCCATGCATAATAAGGAGTGAATTGTGGAGGTTTAAAAAACTTTGGTTTAAAACAAAGTCATTTATAAAATAATAGTTTTAAAGGATTTTGAGTAAATATGTAGCGGAAAATCGAAGGAAATAAAAAATActgaaaaataaaagagttaAATAAAGAGAAATTATAACACTAGATAATTAAATAGGTTTGTAGATCCATGTGCTTGCAGGTTATGAAGTTCCacatttgaagttttgatgacGAAAATCCATGGAAACTTTCACCCTCAATGATGATAGTATAACCAAAGAAAGTATCTTATGACTCATCAACAAAAGGACTCAAGATCAAGTGTCTCTACAATCAGAAACTATCTAGCAAAAGTCTTGAAGTCTTAGAGAAAAGTATGAAATCTCGCTCGTCAGATAATATTTGTCTGTCTGTCTGAGTGATGCAGATATTGTAAAACTTGAATGTTATTTGAATATAATGTTGACTTCAAATAGATGACTTAATCTTCAAGAGGATATCTTAATACACTTTAAATCTTATTTTGATGAGGCTTGAGATAAGTCTTCATAATAAACTCCATCACCAAGCAAACTACTTGATCGGAGATCTTTGCTGAATTTAACAAAAAAATGCTTGACATAAGATGTTATTTTCACACATAGGCACAAGTAAATTAATCTCCAAGTACAACAATGATACTCAGGCTTCATATCGATCAAACACCATCACTAAAGTAACATACTAAGCATCATCACTTAATAAATAACTTGTCAAACACCATCACTTAGACAAATACATTAAGCATCATCACTTAAACAATCATATCCTTGAAAAACAAGATTGAAGTAGACTCCTCCTTAGAGCCTTTTCAACATCAAAACCAAGTAAACAAGTTATTGCAGTCCTCATACatgcaagcacatagatccataCATTGTTCTTATTTTAAAATAGGCTAAGGGTTGTAACATTGAAAGAACAAAAAATTCACGTTTTATGCTCAAAAGGTTTGTAAAAGGATCACATCATCACAAGGTAGATGATAGACTTTTAGCAAGTGTGATTAATATTATCGaagtaataaaaaaaatcatatccATAAGTATTGTTTTATCTAAACAAGACTATTAAGGTGCTATTAAAAGTAAAATTTGGGGTTTTCAAAATTTGGTTTGAAAGAAAAATTGCGTAAATAAAAACTTGTTGGAAAATTAATTAGATTAAAGACGGTTAGGACTTGCTTCAAATCCCCTATATGTCACTATCGATGTTGGTGTATATTTTATCTATGTTAATTTCTCAACAATGATGACATATTAACTTAGCTCTTATACCCAATCCATTGGTGTATAACTCATTATTCTACACTACAACCTAATCCCTTATTTGAGTTGGATATTTAAAACAAGCAATATTTGGTACGTTAAACTTAAGTCACAGCTTATAATTTCTTATCCCTAATCAATTATTAAGTCGAACTGTTAATTTAGATTATATTTGTATAGTTGTGGCCAGTAATCGATATACTTCTATGTTTGATATATGAATTTGTCAATACATATAAAATAATGAACATGAAATTAACTGAATAATGACATTGAATTAATCAAAAGTGTCAATAGTATAATACATAAGCATATGATCTGATAGGTTCATATAGGTTGATCTAACACGCCCTATTTAATAGAAATTTATCTACACATATTAAAATTAATCATAAATGAAGAAATAAATAAATGCATGAATCCCTAGTTAGAATTTGGTTTCTAGTGATGAAAACCTTTGCTCTAAAGCTCCAAAACTTGCTTTGCCCTCAAAAATATGTATCGAAAACGTCAAACCCTTTTTCCTCCTTGTTTCCCTTTCTTATAGTTGTAAAAGCGTGACAGAAAATGGGTTACGTCGTGCCATGATAACTTTTCATCACGTCACAATGTGGTGCATATCCCACCACGACGTGGGCACAAATTTTATAGGGGAAAATGCTCGTTTTCTTCATAACTCTCTTTTTTGTCACCTTTTTGCCTAAGTCTTTCACTTCTTCATTTACTTTCTATTTCTTAATCTAACTGAACTAAAATCTCCTGAAAATGATTAAAAACACGTGCAAATGCTTATAAAAATTACATGATGACAGAGTGTCATCAATAGGATTTTTGGTCAAGTAGTTTTTTACTCAATAACAAATAATGCCTTGATCATATCCATAACTTTAAATATATCTAATAATAGCAAGAATGATGCAAAACCTACATAATTAGTATTTGTGTCCACTATCATTATTTATGTATAATATAAGGTTGAATACAACGCACCTAGTTAGGTTCTTATGATCCTTGACTTCCATTGAAATTTTTTCACTCGACAGTAGTAAAATCAAAAATTTTGTTAGCGATTAGTTAATGGTTACTAACTTTTATCTTATGATCCATGAATGAAACATTTAAAAGAAAAACTTTGTATCATGTCATTCTTACTAACTTTTGTCATTAATGTAGCCTTTGTGATTCATATGCATTTTACTTTTCAACTAAATTGATTCATCCGCTGGCAACCAACTTAAGATAAAAATGGGTAGTGGCCCAACTTGTTGTCTGATTACCTGCTATTTCTGTATAATCTTGATTTTAACTAAGTAATTTTCATATAAAAAAAGTTGAAACAAATAGCAAAGTAAATGTCACATGTTTTGGCGAGTCTTAGTCACAACATTCATCCCCTCCGGAAAAGTTTGGCCTATTCTCAGACTACCATCATATGAAATTGGGGACCTGAAATTTTTGCTTAGGGACAATAACATTTTGTTGGGAAAACTTGTGTAAACTCATAAAATGAAATTCCACTTAAGTTTTTGCTTAGCGAGTAGAGGATCTCGCATATTGAAAGTCCTGTAAAATCTCAAAACTTGTTCTTTTTACCTATTTCATGGAAATACTATTTCCATAAAAGAAAATCTAAAGCTAAAaagttgggttgcctcccaacaagtGTTTGTTTAACGTTATTAACATGATGCTTTTGTTAAGTTCTCTAATATAACTTATTTTCTTCTTCCTATTTTATTTTATGAACTTTAGATAGGAAGGAAATTGTTTCAAGGCTTCATAGAATGGTGTTCTCATCGGCATTATTGTGAGAGTGTCTGAAAACCTTGAATACGGTTAGTTGGAGTTAATGTTCCACGCAgattttgaaaatatggattATTCAAATTTTCCTCCTCTGTTCCATGAACTTTTTGTTTTATCCTTTTTGATAAAATCTCCATCCAACTATTTTTCTTTGACTTCTTCCCCAGTTTCTTCCCTTTTTAATTCAACAACAACTTATTCCTTTTTTTCATCATTGTCATTTAACTCATTTTGTTTTGTTCATTTGATTTAGTTGGAGTGTTGGTATTGCTTTGTTGATTAGGACGGAACTTGACCAGTTGATTAATTTGTGCCTCGAGGTGTGTAGCATTTGTGTTCTTGATTATATGAACAATTTGCacttttatattttttttattataatgTCTATGTTCTTCTGTATTTCCATAATAACCTTGAACCAATTTAATTTTCCTCCAATCTTGATGTATTGCTTCGTTGAGGAGGATCTAGGTGTTTTCCAATAAACAATTGCATGTACTGGTATAGTGTATCCTGAtggtagagaaaaacaagaaaggggggttgaattgtttCCACATATAATAAAAACTTTTGAAAATGAAACACACGCGAAAAATAATGCTATCAACACAGAAGTTTATCCTtgttcgcttgaaattcaaagctactccagtccacccagccaaggtgatttcgcctttaataaggacttaatccactaatcttgaaagattacaacaaagAGTGTATAAGGAtataaagatctcttagccctctcaagtttatATACTTCATAAGTCACTTGAGGAATGTTCAGCAAGTAATAAAAAATTACAGTTATgtgcttagtgcttctaggtaagcagaaGTTACACAATATGAGAATAAAAATATTTCACTCTTAGAGCAACAAATCGTATGAAAGAGAATGATCAAGAATAAGAGAGATTTGTGATTTTTTTGCAGTATTCTCGTGTGCTTCGTTATCTTGTTATGAAGATGATCCATCCTTTATATAGATATTTGATGAAGAGACCGTTGGATGGGGAAATCTTGGAAATGATGGACTTTTAAGGTCATTAATTATATTTATCCTTTCCATAGAAATTTTGGAGCATGTTAATTCTCTTCCAAAAATAGATTCTTGCCAAAAGCAGAAGACTTCGCAGCTAAGACTTGGTGATCGTTCTGAGTCAGAGTACGCAGAGCTCAAATGTTTCTGTTCAACGTGTGTATTTTCAGGTAGTTGTTGAAAGTTGATTGTCTTCAGAGGTTCTTGATGTCTTTCTGATAATGATTTCTTCAGAGTAAAAAGTCATTAGATCCTAGAGTGAACTGTTCAGATTCAGAGCGTTTGATTCTTCTCTCTACGTAGAACTTGGTGCGCTTTcttttgttcagagtcagaacctcTGCTTGAATAATCTTCTAAGTGGTCATTCTGGACTTATGTGTATATCAAATATATGTCTATTTGACCCTTTTTCAATTAGAGTCttgcacacttagataaattatgttagggtaccaatttgtttcatcctttgttatcatcaaaaccttagagatgaattgtagacacagaatcttgttcttacaatctcccccttttttatgatgacaaaaacCTCAGAGAGATGATGAAACAGTGATACTTCAACAAGGATTTATAGAATTATCTCAGAGTCAGATGAGTGACGACTCCCACTGAGATAGATCAAAATAAATTTTTAGATGTTCTTACCAAATCTCCTTGCATAGCAGCCAATTTTTACCTTAGATGTTTTCTACATATCTTAGAATTTTCATAAGAGATTTTAAATGTGCACAGTGCAGCAGGAGGCTTCGATATTATTTCATCATAGCTGTTtttattctccccctttttgtcagactcaaaaagacttAGCACAAAAATAGAGAAGTCAAAATATGATTCACATATGAGAAAGAGAATTATAGATAAGATGGTGAGCTATTAAGAGCAGATAGAAAAACACCTAGAGAATACATAGAAGATAAGCAAGTGAGGAAAAAAACAAACAAATCgtaagtgcctaagggttcggaggaggaggcatcctcgTGAGCAAATGGGTCAGCAGGTTCTGAATGTTGTTGTTGACGGAGTCCTGTTGGTCCAATATTGCTCTCACTATCTGCTGCTCCTTTTGTAGCTCTTCCAGAGTCTTCAAGACAAGAGGAGTGAAATTCGAATGAGattgctccccctgagtcagagcatcatTTTTTGCCTTAGCAGCTTCTTTTGCAGCTATGTGTGCTACTTGTTCAGCATTAGCTTTtgcttttgcttcagcttcagcagcaacAGGAGCAGCTTCAGCAGCATCCTTCTATGCAGCTTCTCTTGCGCTTTGCTCTTCTTCCTAACGAGCCTTCTCTTCTGCCTCTCTAGCCAGACGTGCCTGCAGCCTCTCTCCAGCttctctgatgaagtcgttttggacctgttcagagaggcctttcagcttgaaagcctcagaggtcatccatcTGATCACTCTATTCTAGTGAATCCTCActgcagagggatcatcactgataccagAGTTTTCAGATAATGAACTGATCTTCTCCACTGAAGACTCAGCAAATAAGGTTATTTCTTCTTCCAGGGTGGGAAAGGTAGGTTCTGGTTCAGGGATAGGAGATGTAGGTGCTGGTGGTGAAGGGGTGGTTTCAATGGGAGGTTCACAGTTATGGGTGATGGGGTTTTCAGAGGGAGTTTCATTGTGAGGTTCAGATTGAGGTGTTAGTGGTTGTTCAGGGGGTAATGGAATGTTTGTTTCTGGTTCAGGTTGGTTGTGGGTGGAAAGGGCACGAGTCTGAAGCTGAGCTAGAGTGGGAGATTGAGGGTCAGATGGCTCAGAGTCAAAGGAGATGGTGTAGTAAGGTGGGGATGAGGGTGTTGAGGAAGGTGGTGAAATGGGTTCGTTAAACATTTCAGCTTCAGATATGGGTAGGGTTCTGGTGGTGAGGTTAAATTTTTGAAGGGGGTGATGGTGGGTCAGACGTAGGTGtttcagagggtttggtggtgGAGGGTGAGGGTTCAGATTATGTGTAAATGGGTGAGGTTTGAGGAAGGGAAGAAGCAAGTTGCCTTAACTGAAAAGACG containing:
- the LOC127081101 gene encoding uncharacterized protein LOC127081101, whose product is MFNEPISPPSSTPSSPPYYTISFDSEPSDPQSPTLAQLQTRALSTHNQPEPETNIPLPPEQPLTPQSEPHNETPSENPITHNCEPPIETTPSPPAPTSPIPEPEPTFPTLEEEITLFAESSVEKISSLSENSGISDDPSADAAEAAPVAAEAEAKAKANAEQVAHIAAKEAAKAKNDALTQGEQSHSNFTPLVLKTLEELQKEQQIVRAILDQQDSVNNNIQNLLTHLLTRMPPPPNP